The stretch of DNA TCTACTTGGTATTGCCTTGGCTAAGAATATTGGTAATCCTTATCCAAGAGGACACAGTGACCTGTAAATCTTCAACTGACTAGTGAATGTGAATTAGCAGCTTTCTAAAATCACTGTTTCATGAGACAGAGACCACGCCATGAGCAGGATTACAGTTTTTGTTCCTAGACAAATTACCTTAAATGAATGTTTCTGTCTGAGTGCCCTTGGTGTCCTTTAATAGTTCTCAgcatgccatttttttttttatattgatgACTTTCCATGTAGCATTTTCCACCTTCAAATTAAATGAGTCATCTGCCAATTTTATCATCAGTAATTCTGGGAGTAATTCTACTGGCATGAAAGCAATTCAGGACCCAATTGTACAGAAcctcataagaaaaaaatccatgtgaCAATGCCTTGCCATTTacaattacattttaaatgctTAACAGGATTTTGATTATCTTCTTTCACATCATGTTAATTTTCTAGCTTTTGCTGACaattaaaattgttttgtcAAGTTAAATGACTTCCTAAGTCCAAACCCAATGCCAGTTAAACCATTTAATCAGCTTTATCAATCATGGAACTTCATCAAAGGGTGTTCTGCAGAAGCCTTTAGGACTTGAGCAGGACTACTCTTCTGTTCTTGATACCTTGCTGAACAAAGGCCACACACAGATGCTTACAAAAACAATCATGGCACTGAAAAACTATTATTAAAACCAAATTgcaataaacaggaaaaaaataacccaaccCCTGAAAACATCAGGTCATACTTTGAAAAAATGATACAAATTTAATATGCTATTTTGTTCTCAACCAAAACTGATGCCCTTTCTGAGTAGTGCTACTTTAAATGAGAACAGCTGATACAACTGCTCAAACTTCAGCAGCTTTAATTTCCTCTCTTCATCTCAGCATTTCGGGAGCAGGCTGAGCAGAATCAAGTATTGGATTTTCATCCTGCCGCAAGTTTTGTCGTTGTCTGTTTTCTGAGGTGTGTCATAATAATTTAGAGGCACTCTCTACACCCATATGCACACATCCACACTTACTTTTGGGATTAAAAAATTTGTAAACAGAGGTATTTTTTGTACTGTTTCTGCAACTAGCGACAGGGAACAAATGCAACTGACGAAAGATTGCAGCCCTCTGTCATTTGATAAGAGGGTGGCATTAGTGAACTGCTGGTGGGCATATCATATGATATGCTGGCACTCGTGAAGGTTACCAGTGCCTGTGTTGAGTCACAAGATTGCTTTTCTATGTCTTCTGAATTCACAGAGATCAGACTAGCATGTTTTGATCTCCTCCATATCAAAGTTTGCTTTCGCAGACTTCCCAAATCCTCTTTAAAATGTGGATTGAAAAGTATATAAAGCAGTGGGTTTAGACATGCTGGCAGTGGGACAATCACTAGAAGTATTGACTTAATCACTTCTGGGCTGATAAAAGTGAGGTTTAGTAAGGAGGAAAAAGATAAGAAGGCCACAGGGCAATAAAGAATGCAATTAGTAAAAAGTAGCAAGGCTATATGTTTGACCATAGAGCAATCCCAAATGTTGTCTAGCTCTCCCTTTTCTAAACTACAGTAGAGCTTTGTATAAGCAACAGTCATTACCAGAAAGCAAAGGGAGTTCAGCAATACCAGGGCTACCATGTAGCCCATAGCAGTGGACTCTCCAAATGGGAGCGGCAAACAAAGCGGAGAAACTCCATACTCACTTCCAGTGAGAAGGGGAATCACTGCAATGATTAGTGCCAACATAAAGCAAAAGGAAGTGGCAATTTTTACGCTAGCAATGGAGGATTTTGTTTCAAACTTTGCAGCATGCTTTACAGAGAACGCACGTTCGAGTGCAGCTAGGGTAAGGAGTAATATGGAAGCCTCTGAAGCAAAAATTGAGAGAAGACCAGTTATTTGGCAACCAATTCCACTTTCCCATTGTGCTCCATACCGAGCAAAGCTACCAAAAGTGGATGCATCCACACTAGCCAGTACTCCACTGGCCAGACCCATCAGGGCATTTACAATGGCTATTAAACCAATCAAAAGTTTTATGGAGGACATATACAATGGAGATCTGAAAACTGTAGCGGACACCAGTGCATTGCAAACAAAGGTCAAACCCACTATGGTCCACACGCCAATTCTGATCAGCCAGCTACCAAACAGATGGTCACACGGTTTGAAGGGACCTGAAATGCCAAAATAAAAAGGGTAAGGGAAGCCcatgtaaacaaaaaaaaccaacccttgTGCTTTCTAAGACACTAAAGTTCATGCTTCTTGCATATTCTCAGCACAGCCAAAGAGTGAATTTTAGTCTAAAAAGGGAGCTGAAAATTTGGTCTTTCTTTGAAGTAATCTGTAACATGCTGCTAAATGTGTGATGCATATTGCATTAGTGGCACACATGAGTTTTTGTCCTTAATCATGACTAGTCCTATGGGTTTATTTTCATGCCTGGCAGTACTACTGCAATGTGAATGTCAACTCTTGTAGTTTTAAGAAATGCTGTGATATTTGTCAGTATGTgaaaaaagctggaaatgtTACCTCTCACTAACTTAAAACAGGTTCCTAATGAGTCCTGGTGAAGCACGATGTAATGGATACAGACAGATGTACTTCAGCTACCTTATAACACGTCATTACACAGTCCAAGAAAATTGTGTCTCTCTTTGTGTTTGGGGGTGCTGCCTTTTTGGATCTCCTGTGTCTGAAGTCAGGTCATTATGACTGAAGTTTGCTATACATTCTCATGAAACTGAGGTGAATATGCTGTGCAGTTGAAGCTGAATGCTCTGCAGTTAGAGAAACCTTATGTGTCTTGGTATGAGCCAGCAGAGCAAGCCCCTCATAGTGGCCTGTGCTTTGCCATGAAGACATAAACCCTGCAGCTGAAATGACCTCCCTACAACAATGGCCATTGCCATTACGTAAACACAAGGAGTTATTGTGCCAGTTTGCAAGTTTTTCTAAGATACTACTTGAAAAATCCAAGCTAAAATTTCTCTCAGGTCTGGTAATAACTTACCTTGAAGACAGCAATGTTTTGATGAACTCAGAAATTATATTTAGGCCACTGGAGAATATGTGACAGTCAAATAACTATTCTTTGGCTTCCTGCCTTTTCTATTCCTCTTTATATAACTTAAAGAAATTTACTATAAGTTGCTGTTGCAAACAAGAATCATGGCTTAAAATGAATGCTGAAGTACAAGCAGtcacttggggtttttttgttcatgTTTCACAATGAAATAATGGCTAGTGAAAACGTTTGCTGAATCAAACATACAAAACTTATGACCATGGCTGGCTACATTCTACAAAAAAAATGACAGGGCTGCGTGTCCTCTGTGAGGGACTGCAAACATCAATGCAGTGTTTGGTATTTCCCAGATGTAGAACTAAATTGTGTATTGTTCAAGTTGTTCACGTATAAAATAACTCTGTGATGGTCAGAAGAATTACTTTAGCTTTGCAAAAGACTGAGAGCAAATATTCTGATACCTTTATCATCTGTATCTTAGTAGAAGAGTCTTTCCTCTCTCATTTTATTGATTTGGTATCAATTATGGTGAAAAGGGGCCCAGAGTAAGTATCTGCTTGGTGACTGGGCAAAACTTTTGCTACACTCATAGAGGAATATGAGTATTGAGTATTGGAATATGGAATTGGAAATAGAGTATTGGAAAATTGGAATATGGAGTACTGGAATATTGGAATATGAGGCTGAATAGTTTCCTGGAATTCAATGCAAAACTATATTATTGTGCAGTGTATTTGTATAAAACTCATAAAATTACTGTAAATCATGTTGCTAGTGTCTAGTATCTGATTCACAGTTTGTTCTGCATTTCGAATATCTATTAACACTGTCATTGAATTCCTATCTGTCTGGCAGTTTCATACCTGGAGAGGGTGAGCATTGCACTGAATGATGTGATTTCAAATCTTCTTCAAAGTCaaggaaaaaatcctcaaaatcaCGTTCATCTGttggggagaaaaaacacagaactgcTACTGcaattttcaggaaaattttTTAGTAAAAGTTGCAAAAATGCCTGTGGTATTTAAGGCCTGGTATCGTCCCTTTGCCTGCTGAACTGTGAGCAGAAGCAGACATATGCCTACTTGGTTTTGAATTACTGTACTCAGGATTACTTTAAAAGTTGGCATCTTTACTTCTCTGAAAACAGTCAGATTACTGTTTTCAAAAAAGTCAAAAGTCAAAAACTTACAGATACATTCTCTATTGCCTAATTTGCAGTGTGATGACTGCCTAGGAAGGAGTTTAAAATATGAATTCTGCTGTTGTGCTATACTACTAAGAATTAATCAAGTTTGATTGTTATCACTACCAAATATTCTTGGCTCTATTCTTGCTGAACTCTGAGACCCACTGGTTTGCAGGAGCAGGGATAGCACAGAAAGCAATAGAGTGGTGTAAATGTATGTGTACACCTATGTAACAGATCAAGTAACAGACCTAGTGCTGAAGGGGAAGCAAATGCAGTAGTCTCATGCCCTGGAGAACAAATGAACTCTCTGGCAACCCTGTTTATGTGCACAGACTGGGGATCTGGAGAGCAGCCccacagaaagggacctgggggtcctggtccatggcaagttgaacatgagccagcagtgccctggcagccaggagggacaacCCTGTtctggggggcatcaggcacagcatggtcagccaggcaagggaggggattgtcctgctctgctctgcagtggggCAGCCTCTCCTCAAGTGCCAGGGGTactttgggtgccacaatacATGAAAGAGATAAAGCTAAAGATATTAGAGAGCTTCCAAAGGAGGGCCAcgaggatggtgaagggccttgacAGGAAGCTGTATGAGAAGCTGAGGTtacttggtttgttcagcctgaaggagaCTGAGGGGGACCTTGTTCGTCTTCAACATCCTCACAAggggaggcagaggggcaggtaCCAAGCTCTTCCTCTCATGACCAGGGACAGGACTCAAGGAAATTACATGAAGCTgagccaggagaggtttaggttggatatcaagaaaaggttcttcacccagaagGTGGCTGTCCACTGGAAAAGGCTCCACAGGAAAGTGGTCAGAGCACCAAGCCTGTCAGAGATcgtgtttggacaatgctctcaatGCACATGGAGTGATTCTTGGGGCTGccctgtgcagggtcaggagttgAACttggtgatccttgtgggttccttccaactcagcttattcaatgattctatgaaatatgTGGCATCAAAGTAGCCACATATTTTGGCTATTACTCATCCTGAAGTGTGTGGGTAAGCCTAGGATGTGTTCCATTCTGAGAATGGCAAGAAACTACATCTTTGCTGGCCTGCTCTTAGTGTGGAGTTACATACAAGCTGAACTACCCTGTCTCTCATATAAAGGGAAGATTTAATTTAACACATTATTATAGCTATTATTTGGATGAAAAGATGAGTGCATGAGTGAGTGAGATTTTTGAATGGCAGACCTAAGATAATGAGGTTGCTAAGCACAGGAATACTTAAATAACGTTTTCTTGAGCAACAGATGGAGAGGCCACCTCTGCAACTGTAAAGAGATTTGGACTTATTTAAAATCACAGGATGCTCAGAGCCTTCAGGTAGATTTAAAAGCCTGAGATGATGGTTACCTTGAATTTGTAACAGTCCAGCATCCTTTCTATGGAAGTCATCCATGCTGCTATTATCATCTTTGTTCCATTGGCTGGAGATTCTGTAGTGGTTCTCACAAGCTCCAAAGGCACAGCACTGATAGGCATAAGGCATTTCCATGACCCTGCAGAAGAATAAAGCAGCATGCCATGATACTAGTTAAGCACCAGAGTTACTGGATGGTACTGCTCCTATACAGTTAACACAAAGGAAATAGTTTAAATATCCACAACTGAACATAAAAACATCTCTGGGTAAAAATCAGTCATAATACAAAATGAGGATTCACAAATAATACTCCTCATTGAGAATGCAGATGGTTTCTAGGCTAATTTTAGAAAAGGCATACTGAAGTTTTCTTATGTTTTCATAGGAGACATGAAAATGGGAGATCTATGTCTTGCTCTTGAGTGAATGTCACCCAGAgctgtatttctgtttttatgatTTTCAATGATTTTGCTGTGTAAATCAATGCTTTCTCCAACAGTTATTTTCTTaactgtttcttttaaaaaaaagcacatttgaAGATCACAACCTGCCTAccaagcaaaaacaaaacacttcccAAATTTAATTTCTCCACTATAGGAAGAACGAGATCTTTTGGAAATCAAGCTTTATTCACTTCTTTCCACATTTAACTAATTTCACAGTAAGATGGGAAAAAGGAGGTTGTTTCTTGTGCAGAAGATCAAGAAAGCAGTGTTCTAAACCAAAAGGTGAGTGCATCAGGCATTGTGTGTGAAATGTCATTGAGAGAAAGGTTTTACTTTATTAATTGTCTTAAAAATGAGAACAGTCATTGCAGGACACAAGAATTCTTAATTCttttaagataatttttattCCTAACTCATAACAATATATGTCAGTGAGTTCCAATGATTATGAGGGCTGCTGTTGTCAGAAAACTGCACATTTCTGGTACACTGTGAATTTAATTCCTTTGAGGATGTACAAATTCTGGGGGAATACAGAAGAACTACTATCTGAGTTCTATAGACTACTTCTATTCCATAGATATATTTTATGCTTTGGAAGCAGAGCTATTTAATTTGTACAGTTCACCGATAGCACATAGTAAAACCTAACAACTCACCTTAATTCCAAAAGCCCAATAAACCAAAAAGTTCAAAGATAAATAGGTGATTAGAAGTTATTCTGAATTGACttgaaaggaataaagtagaaCTAGATCCTCCTATCAGATTACTTTCAACAGGTTAATCATGTAAATTAACATAATGAGTGTAATAAGCAACCTCTAACCCCCTGGGAAATCTGCAGAGAAATCAAGCTGAATCAGgcccagtgccagcaggacTTAAACTTGTGCACTGGCCAAAAGCTTgggacaaaggggaaaaaacagaatcttaaaaaaattctgacatgattttttaaattggtGCATTTGGGAGCATTAAGACTCTAAAAACTTAAATTTCTGTTAGAAATTAACCACAATAATCAATACAAAATTTTTAGGGTACTCAATAAAATTTCAAGATAACCAATATCTATGGTCAAGCAACCTCAGGCCAGcagatttaaatatttaatttctaacTCATTCATCTGCATTCCATCTTTTAACATAAGGAGATTATCTtgattaaatatttctgaacaCATTACTCAGAAGCCTTATTATTATTCTTAAATAAATCATTATTAAAACCCATTGATTACTAGACTAACCCATAGCTAATCATCTGGGATAAAAACTATCCCAATCCCCAAgcagaaattccctttttctggaacaagaaaaaaataattatcaaaaGTAACACTGACAGTTCTGCAAAGTGATCCCTGaaactttttgttttcagacCTTTGGAAGGACATTGATGTAGCTGGGGGAATAAACAGTTAGTGGATATTTTAGGCACATGAGACTGACAGAAATGTATTCTGTTCTCTAATTATTCAAACAGCTCTATGGCCTGTCATACACTGGAAGTGTGGACTTCCCACATTGTACTGGTCCGCAACTTTGATGACGTAGCCAAAAATATCCATGGCTTTTAGATGATATTTAAAGAGCAAGACTCCCATTTCTTATCCTCTCTGTAGGTATTTCTAGCATCCATTCTTAAATCTGAGCAGTTTATGTTTgtttcccctccccagcctgtgttATTAGGATATACACATAATCCTTAAATTAGCAAATGCCGTTTAATCTGTGTGCAAAGCCCGACTGCACACAATGGCTGCAACCCAGATCACAGAGGACAAAACATACTTTGCAAAGCAGGGAAATAAATATTAGATCTTCTTGGTGACAGAGGAGTTTTTTTCTCACAAAAGCTACATttaagacaaaacaaaaaagaaaaaagaactcTCAGGTGTACAGTGCTGGAGGCAGTCCTTTTTATGGCTAGTGCTTATTTGATGTGTGTGATTAGATTTGGACTTTGTCAAATTAAACTCTCTTAGAAACACTGGctaactttatttttatatactcCTTATCTTACTAATGATATCTGTACccttgataattttttttccctctagcAAGGAATgcctcttttttctgtttttagaTTAAGCAGCAGAGAACACAAGGTCGTTTTCTCCCTCACAAAGGTGCGGAGTTAATGGTGAACAGGAAGGCACAGTCATGATGAATGGAGCAAAGCACTGAGTTCTTTTCAGCACTGAATCAAAGCATCAGATAAAGATGGAAGGAGTGGTTGGCAGCCTGACTTTGCTTCCTCAAGGCTTGCTGTAATAGGCTGGGCTCAGCTATGCAGAGCGCACTAATGCTATTGCTGATGATGGGGAAGGGGATGCTCAACTCTTTGATGTGTCTGTTTTGATGAGTTTAGATGAGTAGGAAGTTTTTATACAGAAATTTGTCTTTAATGTAACCACTGGCTAATTACAACAATTGCAAAGGGTGagatttcattttgctttagACCTCTGTTCAAATTTGGTACTTTGTATAATATCTGTGCGGTGATCCTGTGTGAAATCCTCCTCTCGATTTATTGTACAAATCATGCAGGCTGCAGGTCAGGATTTTTACCCTATTCTCTCCTGACTGAGTATAATTTGTTCTTAACATTAATTAACATGTTAACTCTAAATATCATATtttgaatacatttttaaaaagaattaagtTAGTTTGACACATCCTTGTTAACAATTTGCCCAGATGAAATACACTGTACTTTCATTTGAGTAATGTACACAATTTTGCTGAAGGTAAATTAATATAGAATataatattaagaaaaaaaattaaaaaaaaatcttagttaTACATAATTCAGTTGAATCATGGATTATTCTAGGACTACTGCAGCACCTCTTACGCCTCTAGGTCATGGTAAATGCATCACTACGTATTTGTCAGGTGGGAATAACCAATTTTCTTGTGTttacttttaaagaaattttaatcaTTTTAGAATTGTTAACTACCTCAGCATTTGTGCAAAGCCAGTGAGAACAGAAAAAGTATGATATAAGGTCAGTCTCAACCTATCATGATTTTTATGGTACTTTCTCCTTAGCCTCTGAGACCTATCTCAAGATCTCTAATGTAAAAGAGGTTTAAGCCTCTAGTACTTTGAATGTTAACGTTATAGTTCCATGCACTTGATGAAGTCACTGCCTAATCTCCTCTGTGACAAACTACCATTTTTGGGCTTATTAAGACCTTTAAGGCATTGTTTCCTAACCTTGGAACCATTTTTTTGCAGCTCTTATCTCAGTTTGTGTTAGCATGCCATCCCAGAAGTGTCCTAGGGTGGATCCCACCACTGCTGTACACAGAGCCTTAATCAGCTCTGCACTTCATTCGTCATCGCCTTACTGGCAACCCCAAACACTCCAGTCCTTTTTGTTAATGCTCACATCTTGAGCTGTCTGCCTGCTAGGACTCTTGGGCCTTTTCCAGTGCAAAAGGCAAATCTAGTGAAAACATAAGGATGGATTCTCTACctttggagatattcaaaagctGTCTGGATGTGGTCCTGGGCAACAGGCTCCAGATGCCCCTGCCTGAGCAGCTGGTTAGACAAGACAGCCTCAAAGGTCCCTCTCAACCTCAACCACTCTGTGATTTTGTAATTATGTGCACACTGTTCAGttgtttcatattttctgaCACCAAACTTTTTACAGTAAAACATGATAAAGTGTATGTTGCACTTGGCATCTTCTAATTACAATGTAAAATGAAAGGAGAGTAAGGGGAAACTCCCAAATGTCCTGAAGTCAGAAACCCTCTTTGCTGTGGCCCTGAAATTAGTTGATTTGGTTACTGCATGGTGCTAGTAATGCCAAGGTCGTGGGTTCAAGCTCCATACAGGCCATGGTCATCCAGTGACAAGAAGAGCTGCAAATGATCTTTAGAGGACACTTCCTTCCTGTATCACAGAGAACCCACAGAAATCACTAGTATCAAAGTGTGTTAGTAATACTGGCAAAGTATTATCTGAATCCTAATCAAAAGATTACAGAAAAATCATGTTCAAGCAAAAGAGGTGAAATCTTTTGGTCTCTCAGCAGTATATTCTTCCCTTGTATTTGCTGTGTTCTCATTGCATATAATGGGAGTTCTGTAAGCACAGTCCAGTAGAAGAAGGACATATCACTAGGCTGCCAGCGATATTGTTTTAACAGCTTTTGAAA from Poecile atricapillus isolate bPoeAtr1 chromosome Z, bPoeAtr1.hap1, whole genome shotgun sequence encodes:
- the LOC131572570 gene encoding leucine-rich repeat-containing G-protein coupled receptor 5-like is translated as MATTRAAHALLLLLLVCPPGLRRGARGGGQRPRGCPAPCRCELDGVLLRADCSDRGLTAVPANLSVFTSYLDLSMNNITKLPSNPVHNLRFLEELRLAGNGLTYIPKGAFAGLFSLKVLMLQNNQLRQVPTEALQNLRSLQSLRLDANHINYVPPNCFNGLVSLRHLWLDDNSLTEIPVQAFRSLPALQAMTLALNKIHYIPDYAFGNLSSLVVLHLHNNRIYSLGKKCFDGLHSLETLDLNYNSLDEFPTAIRTLTNLKELDLSYNLLEDLPCFTACKKLQKIDLHHNEIAEIKADTFRQLAALRSLDLAWNKIKIIHPNAFSSLPSLIKLDVSSNLLSSFPVTGLHGLTHLKLTGNHALQSLITSENFPELKVMEMPYAYQCCAFGACENHYRISSQWNKDDNSSMDDFHRKDAGLLQIQDERDFEDFFLDFEEDLKSHHSVQCSPSPGPFKPCDHLFGSWLIRIGVWTIVGLTFVCNALVSATVFRSPLYMSSIKLLIGLIAIVNALMGLASGVLASVDASTFGSFARYGAQWESGIGCQITGLLSIFASEASILLLTLAALERAFSVKHAAKFETKSSIASVKIATSFCFMLALIIAVIPLLTGSEYGVSPLCLPLPFGESTAMGYMVALVLLNSLCFLVMTVAYTKLYCSLEKGELDNIWDCSMVKHIALLLFTNCILYCPVAFLSFSSLLNLTFISPEVIKSILLVIVPLPACLNPLLYILFNPHFKEDLGSLRKQTLIWRRSKHASLISVNSEDIEKQSCDSTQALVTFTSASISYDMPTSSSLMPPSYQMTEGCNLSSVAFVPCR